GATCAGCGCGCCGAGGTGGAAGACCAGGGCGCAGCCGCTGACCGCGTGATCCACCATGAAGCTGTCGGCGAGATCGCCCGGCATGATCTCGACGTGCCCCAGGACGTCGGGCGGCAGCTTCTCGAGATGCCCCCAGTGGCTCAGCGCGTTGTAGTGGACGTAGGCGCGCACGGCGTAGCCCTCGCGCACCAGACGCTCGACCAGGTGACTTCCGATGAAACCGGCGGCGCCGGTGACGAGAACACGCTCAGCCATTGTTCAATGATAGGCGAGGCCCGAGAGAAGGTACGCGAGACGATCGACGTCCCGCGGCGCGTTGAACCGCCGCACCGCGAGCCAGTCGGTGCGGCGATCGTTGAGGCCGGGCGCAGTGCAGAAGGCCAGGTCGAAGCCGCCGTCGCGCACGGCTCGCTTGGCGGCATCCGACGTCGCCCCTGCCGGGTAGGCGAACGTCGCCGGCGCGCCGATGTGCCGTGCGATCCGCTCCCGGCACGCGGCGACTTCCTCCCGCAGCCGGTCGCCGTCCACCCGGGACATCAGCGGGTGGGTGTGCGTGTGGCCGCCGATCGTGGTCAGCTCGCCGACGTCGCGGATCTCTTCCCAGGTCATCACCTGGCGCTCGATGGCGATGGCGGCCGGGCGCACGTCGAGCGCGTCGAGCAGCCTCGCCAGTGTCGCCGGCTTTTCGCTGTCGGGGCGGCTCCAGACATAGCGGCGGACGTCCATGCGGACCCGTTCGCGGCCGGCGTGGTCCAGCGTCACCCGCTCCCCGTCGCGCCAGAACAGCTCGATGGCGGGGCGCGTCGACGCCCACACCGCGAGGTCCACCTGGTCCCACCAGAACCGCGCCTCGCCATCCTCGACGAACTGCGTGGCGACGAAGTTGATGGCGGGAATGCGCAGCTCCCGCAGGATCGGGTACGCGACCCTGCGGTAGTCCCGGTAGCCGTCGTCGAACGTGATCAAGACCGGAGGGCGGCGGCGATTTCCATCCACGCACGCCTCGCGGAAGTCGTGAGGAGCGACCGGCCGGCAATGACGGCTGAGCCAGAGCATCTGGCGGCGGAATGTGTCTTCCGGGACGTGCTTGAAACCGTGCGGGTTGGTGCCGACCCGGTGATACGTCAGCACGGCACAGCCCGCTGCTCTGACGGCGGCGCTCAGTTCCCAGAACGGAGATCGGGCGAGCGTCGCCTTGAGCACTCTTTTCAAATGAACCAATCGCCGCGTTCCTTGGGGTGCTCGCCTATCTTACGAGGATGCGCTGGAAAAATCTGTAATGCCGCCAAGCCCGGCCGCAATGCTGCGTTTCTCGTGTCAATCTCGTGATTGACCAGCCCCCGATTCAGCGGCCGAGCTAGGCAGATCTTTCATCCTTCAGTTGCCGCAAAATGTAGAAATTGCGCGACTTGCGTCCTGATGAGAACCGCCGACCCAGCGGCTGAGGCTGATTTCCGGGGCGTTTTTGCCCATTTCATAGGGAAACCCGCATGTGGCGTTTCCCTTGCACAAGGCTGCAGGTCAGCAGGAAGCAACAGGGTGGTGAGCTCAGGCGCAATCGTTCGCGGCGCCTGAGGCAGGAGGCGGAATGTCCCGTAGAACGATTCGTGCGGCGCTCAGCGCGGCAGCAGCGGCGGTTCTGGTACTGATTCCCGCGTGGGTGTCTGCGCAATCGGCCGAGTTCTGGACCGCGCCGCTCGGCGTGCCGGCGCCGGCCTTTGGCGTCCGCGAGACGGCCCCGGCAGTGCCGTCGAGCTGGACGCGCGAAACGCCCGGTTTCTACTACGTGGACAACACGGCCGCGGCGTCCACTGATTCGGTGCAGTACGGCACGCCCGGCGTCCCCCGCAAGACCATTCCAACGGCAATCGCCGCGGGGTCGGTGGTCGAAGTGCACGGCGGTCCGTATTCGACCAGCGTCAACATCTCGGTCGGCGGCAACGGCACGGTGACGGCGCCGATTTTCTATCGCGGCGTCGGCAAGCCCCGCATCGTCGGCACCGTCAACAACCGCAACATCGCGCTGATCGGCTCCTACGTCGTCCTCGAAGGATTCATCATCGAGAATCTGCAGGTCGCGCCGGTCGGCCATCATCAGTCGGTCCGCGACAACGAGATCCGCGGCATGACCCCGGCACCCGGCGGCAGCGCCGTCTACCTCGGCGCGCACACCGACATCGTCGTGCTGCGCAACCTGATTCACAACAACGGCGACCCGAACTATCCGGTGGAGAACGACATCCACGGCGTGCTGGTCGGCACCGGCGCCGAGCGCGCGTGGATCATGGACAACGAGATGTACAGCAACGGCGGCGACTCGGTGCAGATCAACTCGGGCACCGGCACGCTCGCGCGGCTGATTTACATCGCGCGCAACCGCATGCACGGCGAAGGGGAGAACGCGGTCGACATCAAGACCGCGCAGGACGTCGTCGTTTCCCAGAACCGCTGCTGGGGCTTCCGGCCGACGACCTACGCGTACTCGGGCTCCGACGGCACCGCGATCGTCGTCAACGACGACAACGCCCGCACCGGCGTCAACAACCGGATCTTCATCCTGTTCAACGAGATTTCCGACAGCACCGTCGGCGTGCGCACACAGTGGTACGCGATTCTGGTCGGCAACGTCATCCGCAACATCCAGAATGCCGGCGTCCTGACCTTCGGCGCGCACGACGTCCACATCGAGCACAACACGTTCTATGACGTGGCGCGTGCGGTGGAGCGATCCGGCGGCGACGTGGGCAACAAGATCGTCTACATCAACAACGTCGTCTATGCCAGGACGGCGGACGACATGAAAGTGACGGGTAACGCGACCAACGGATCGACGGTCGCCAACTCCGTCTTCGCCTCTCCGGCGCGCATCTCGTGGGCGGGCGTGATGTATACGGGGATCGCCTCGTTCGCGGCGGCGCGCGGCTGCTCCGGCTGTGTCGAAGGGGACCCGTCCTTCCTCAACGTCGGCGCGGCGGATTTCCGTCCGCGGCCCGGCAGCCCGCTGATCGGTAATGCGGCGCCCTCGGCCCTCTACTCTGCGTATCAGCAGACCTACGGTGTGAGCATCGCCTACGACGCGCTCGGCCGGTCGCGGCCGGGTCCCGACGGCCGATGGGACGTCGGCGCGCTCGAAGGGGACGGCGTCAACCCGCCCGCGGCCCCCGCCAACGTTCGTATCATCCGCTGACGCCAACCCGGGTGCGGCTCGCGCCGGTTCAGCGCGGCCACTGCCGCACGCGGGCTCCCGGCCGGAGCCCGGCGGGGCGCGGCCGCGGCACCTGTCCGGCGGCGCCCGTTGACGGCTGCCGCCAGCCTGGACGCGCCGACGGGCGGAAGCTGCCCATGCTCGCCTTCGCCGGAACGGCTGCGCTGGCCGTCGCACGCGACGTGTCGCGCGCCACTCTGATCGCCAGCGCGATGAAACACCACATCCCGACCGTCCCTTCGCGCGGATAGAACGTCTGCGCGCCGAAGGCGGCGATGGCGTAGCTGAAGGTCATGGCGAACGCCAGCCCGCCGGCAGCGGAGCGGAGCGGATCCGGATCGCGGAAGAGGCGCTGGGCGGTCCACAACACGTACAGCAGCAACGGCAGCAGCACGGAAATCCCGATCAACCCGTTGTCGAGCGCGAACTCCAGGTACGCGTTGTGCGGATGGCCGAAGTTCTCGCCGGTGTTGAGCGCCGCCTGCAGGCGCAGGTTCGTGCGCACCCACGCCTGGCGCCCGAAGCCGGCGATCGGCCGTTCGCGGATCTTGTCGATCACGAACGGCCAGATCACGTTGCGTCCCGACGTGATCAGGTGCTTGTCCGTATTGCTGCCCTGAATCCCCTGCAGCATCCGCTGTGAGATCCCCGGCGCCGCCACCAGCACGACGGCCAGCGCCACCGGCGCCAGCAGCAGGTACTTGCGCCACTTCAGCATCGACATCGCGAGCCCGACGACGCACCACGTGGCGTAGCCGGTGCGACCGCCGGTGAGCGCCAGGGCGATCGTGGTGATGCCGAACAGGCCGGCCAGCCCGAGCTGGATGCGTCTGTCGCTGAACAGCGGCCGCGCCGCGAGCATCGCCCACGCCGCGCCCGAGAACATGGTCGCGAGATCGACGCGGT
The genomic region above belongs to Vicinamibacterales bacterium and contains:
- a CDS encoding polysaccharide deacetylase family protein; amino-acid sequence: MLKATLARSPFWELSAAVRAAGCAVLTYHRVGTNPHGFKHVPEDTFRRQMLWLSRHCRPVAPHDFREACVDGNRRRPPVLITFDDGYRDYRRVAYPILRELRIPAINFVATQFVEDGEARFWWDQVDLAVWASTRPAIELFWRDGERVTLDHAGRERVRMDVRRYVWSRPDSEKPATLARLLDALDVRPAAIAIERQVMTWEEIRDVGELTTIGGHTHTHPLMSRVDGDRLREEVAACRERIARHIGAPATFAYPAGATSDAAKRAVRDGGFDLAFCTAPGLNDRRTDWLAVRRFNAPRDVDRLAYLLSGLAYH
- a CDS encoding O-antigen ligase family protein, with translation MIRYTALWLFVFGLIWYAWKRDWVRSLCALVAMLAVLERPDMPKEIFGINGLNPFNLGFLGICGGWLAARRRETNTWDVPPIMTALLVLYLLVTTVSTARLLLDPSYLVIYQRPDFLVSSMRELITDYGVNTFKWLLPALLLIQGCRGEERSRWVVMGVLAMYAVLAILVIKQMPLGYLLDGEALQQRAANILQRRVGYHRVDLATMFSGAAWAMLAARPLFSDRRIQLGLAGLFGITTIALALTGGRTGYATWCVVGLAMSMLKWRKYLLLAPVALAVVLVAAPGISQRMLQGIQGSNTDKHLITSGRNVIWPFVIDKIRERPIAGFGRQAWVRTNLRLQAALNTGENFGHPHNAYLEFALDNGLIGISVLLPLLLYVLWTAQRLFRDPDPLRSAAGGLAFAMTFSYAIAAFGAQTFYPREGTVGMWCFIALAIRVARDTSRATASAAVPAKASMGSFRPSARPGWRQPSTGAAGQVPRPRPAGLRPGARVRQWPR